The proteins below come from a single Asanoa ferruginea genomic window:
- a CDS encoding ABC transporter substrate-binding protein — MLRKVSAVVLGGVLIAATLAACGGEGSGGAASGKDDGKIVMGFSQVGAESGWRTANTKSIQESAAAAGIELKFSDAQQKQENQIKAIRSFIAQKVDIIAFSPVVESGWDTVLKEAKDAGIPVILTDRAVDSPDTTLYKTFIGSDFVLEGKKAGEWVKQEFASAAGPVNMVELQGNTGAAPAIDRKEGFESVIGSDPKFKMLASQPGDFTRAKGKEVMDAFLKANPDIDLLYAHNDDMGLGAIEAIEAAGKKPGTDIKIVTVDAVKDGMQALSDGKINFIVECSPLLGPQLMDLTKKVLAGETIPTRVLTEETTFTQDQAKAALPERKY, encoded by the coding sequence GTGCTCAGGAAAGTGTCCGCGGTGGTGCTCGGTGGCGTGCTCATCGCTGCCACGCTCGCCGCCTGCGGTGGCGAAGGCTCCGGTGGCGCTGCCTCCGGCAAAGACGACGGCAAGATCGTTATGGGCTTCTCTCAGGTCGGCGCCGAAAGTGGGTGGCGGACCGCCAACACCAAGTCGATCCAGGAGTCGGCCGCGGCGGCCGGGATCGAGCTCAAGTTCTCCGACGCGCAGCAGAAGCAGGAAAACCAGATCAAGGCCATCCGTAGCTTCATCGCGCAGAAGGTCGACATCATCGCCTTCTCGCCGGTGGTCGAGTCCGGTTGGGACACCGTCCTGAAAGAGGCCAAGGACGCCGGCATCCCGGTGATCCTGACCGACCGGGCCGTCGACTCACCCGATACGACGCTCTACAAGACGTTCATCGGCTCCGACTTCGTGCTCGAGGGCAAGAAGGCCGGCGAGTGGGTCAAGCAGGAGTTCGCCAGCGCGGCCGGCCCGGTCAACATGGTCGAACTCCAGGGCAACACCGGTGCGGCGCCGGCCATCGACCGCAAGGAAGGCTTCGAGTCGGTGATCGGCTCCGACCCCAAGTTCAAGATGCTCGCGTCGCAGCCGGGTGACTTCACCCGTGCCAAGGGCAAAGAGGTCATGGACGCCTTCCTGAAGGCCAACCCCGACATCGACCTGTTGTACGCGCACAACGACGACATGGGTCTCGGCGCGATCGAGGCGATCGAGGCGGCCGGCAAGAAGCCGGGCACCGACATCAAGATTGTGACTGTCGACGCCGTCAAGGACGGCATGCAGGCGCTCTCCGACGGCAAGATCAACTTCATCGTCGAGTGCAGCCCGCTCCTCGGCCCACAGCTCATGGACCTGACCAAGAAGGTCCTGGCCGGCGAGACGATCCCGACCCGGGTGCTGACCGAGGAAACCACGTTCACGCAGGACCAGGCCAAGGCCGCCCTGCCCGAGCGCAAGTACTGA
- a CDS encoding LacI family DNA-binding transcriptional regulator, whose translation MDQPSPPRPAVMIDVARLAGVSHQTVSRVLNGHPSVRTETRERVLTAVRQLNYRPNALARGLAGRRSRVLGVVSFDTILYGPAATLLGVERAARAAGYGISIVTLEQLDHDGVGDALSALAEQSVAGVVIIAPFTNAAAALRSLPDGIPAVVVEAGMSGALPAISVDQVAGAELAVQHLLDLGHSTVWHVRGPQNWLEARDRETAWRSTLEKSGAPVPPVIDGDWSARSGYEAGLRLAGDPRVTAVFCANDQQALGVLRAFHERNVRVPGDVSIVGFDDIPEAEFMSPPLTTIRQDFDEVGRRCLAMLLDLLDSPTNGPQTAAPRVAPALVTRASTGPAKR comes from the coding sequence ATGGATCAGCCGTCTCCGCCACGACCGGCGGTGATGATCGACGTCGCGCGACTGGCCGGCGTCTCACACCAGACCGTCTCGCGCGTGCTCAACGGACACCCGAGCGTCCGCACCGAGACCCGCGAACGCGTGCTGACCGCTGTCCGCCAGCTCAACTACCGCCCCAACGCGCTGGCGCGGGGCCTGGCCGGCCGCCGCTCCAGGGTGCTCGGCGTGGTCAGCTTCGACACGATCCTCTACGGACCGGCGGCAACATTGCTCGGCGTCGAGCGGGCGGCAAGGGCGGCCGGCTACGGCATCAGCATCGTGACCCTCGAACAGCTGGACCACGACGGCGTCGGCGACGCCTTGAGCGCCCTGGCCGAGCAGTCGGTCGCCGGCGTGGTCATCATCGCCCCGTTCACGAACGCCGCCGCCGCGCTGCGCAGCCTGCCCGACGGGATCCCCGCCGTAGTCGTGGAAGCCGGCATGAGCGGCGCCCTGCCAGCCATCTCGGTCGACCAGGTCGCCGGCGCCGAGCTGGCGGTGCAACACCTACTCGATCTGGGCCACTCGACGGTGTGGCACGTGCGCGGCCCGCAGAACTGGTTAGAGGCCCGCGACCGGGAAACCGCGTGGCGGTCCACATTGGAGAAGTCCGGCGCCCCGGTGCCGCCGGTCATCGACGGCGACTGGAGCGCCCGCTCCGGGTATGAGGCCGGCCTGCGCCTGGCCGGCGACCCGCGCGTCACTGCGGTGTTCTGCGCCAACGACCAGCAGGCACTCGGCGTGCTGCGAGCTTTTCACGAGCGGAATGTGCGGGTGCCCGGCGACGTCAGCATCGTCGGCTTCGACGACATCCCCGAGGCCGAGTTCATGTCACCCCCACTAACCACGATCCGCCAAGACTTCGACGAGGTAGGCCGCCGCTGCCTGGCGATGCTGCTCGACCTGCTCGACAGCCCCACCAACGGCCCGCAGACGGCCGCGCCGCGCGTGGCTCCCGCCCTGGTGACCAGAGCAAGCACCGGCCCCGCCAAGCGCTAG
- a CDS encoding TetR/AcrR family transcriptional regulator: protein MAPKKKATSVWARQEAAPEQPALSRESIVREAIVMLDAEGADALSMRKLGAQLGSGATSLYRHVATRDDLIELAVDEVFGEVAVPPAGKDWRADITAAARSFRETTLRHLWLGSVLGQAGMAHLGPNLASFANRLDAVFEAAGYPEPRGAMDTLLSYVIGTSTTEGAWLTTVARSGETEAELVARLSGIPAEGLEPERIRQEKFDYGLAVVLDGLASRLK from the coding sequence GTGGCGCCAAAGAAGAAGGCCACGTCCGTCTGGGCGCGGCAGGAAGCAGCGCCTGAGCAGCCGGCACTGAGCCGCGAGTCGATCGTCCGCGAGGCGATCGTGATGCTCGACGCGGAAGGCGCCGACGCGCTCAGCATGCGCAAGCTCGGCGCCCAACTAGGCTCCGGCGCCACCTCGCTCTACCGGCACGTGGCGACCAGAGACGACCTGATCGAACTGGCCGTCGACGAGGTGTTCGGCGAGGTCGCGGTGCCGCCCGCAGGCAAAGACTGGCGCGCCGACATCACCGCGGCCGCCCGGTCTTTCCGCGAGACGACGCTGCGCCATCTCTGGCTGGGTTCGGTGCTCGGCCAGGCCGGGATGGCCCACCTCGGGCCCAACCTCGCGTCGTTCGCCAACCGCCTCGACGCGGTGTTCGAGGCCGCCGGCTATCCGGAGCCCCGGGGCGCCATGGACACCCTGCTGTCCTACGTCATCGGCACCAGCACGACCGAGGGGGCGTGGCTGACCACGGTCGCGCGCTCGGGCGAGACCGAGGCAGAGCTCGTGGCGCGGCTCTCCGGCATCCCGGCCGAAGGGCTCGAACCGGAGCGGATCCGCCAGGAGAAGTTCGACTACGGCCTCGCCGTCGTGCTCGACGGGCTGGCGTCGCGGCTCAAGTGA
- a CDS encoding sugar ABC transporter ATP-binding protein: MSDREPVLVMRGIGKRFPGVVALDGVDLRLFPGEVHAVMGENGAGKSTLIKVLTGAYHHDQGDITLGGAPVAFSGPHQAQQAGISTVYQEINLCPNLSVAENVLIGRAPTRFGRIRWSAMRRRAEELLARLQLTIDVSSDLGDHSIAVQQMVAIARALDVDAKVLVLDEPTSSLDASEVDQLFRVMRALKEEGIAILFVTHFLDQVYEIADRMTVLRNGRLVGEYRTAELSQLDLVAAMIGKELEVLENIEEAPRREVAVLERGTPVLSADDLGRTGAIAPFTLAIHKGEVVGLAGLLGSGRTEVARLLFGADRADHGQVLVDGAPVTFRGPQTAMKHGIAYCPENRRTDGLVEELTVRENIILALQAERGWARPVPRGKQDELVARYIKALDIRPADPEIPVRNLSGGNQQKVLLARWLITEPKLMILDEPTRGIDVGAKAEIQRLVVELSDGGMAVLFISAELEEVLRLSHKVAVLRDRRLVSELDNTDGLDIDRVMEAIASGGAA; this comes from the coding sequence ATGTCCGACAGGGAGCCCGTGCTCGTCATGCGCGGCATCGGCAAGCGGTTCCCGGGCGTCGTCGCGCTCGACGGCGTCGACCTGCGGTTGTTCCCGGGCGAAGTGCACGCCGTGATGGGTGAGAACGGCGCGGGCAAGTCGACCCTGATCAAGGTGCTCACCGGCGCCTACCACCACGACCAGGGCGACATCACGCTCGGCGGCGCGCCGGTCGCCTTCTCCGGGCCGCACCAGGCCCAGCAGGCCGGCATCAGCACCGTCTACCAGGAGATCAACCTCTGCCCCAACCTGTCCGTCGCGGAGAACGTGCTGATCGGCCGCGCGCCCACCCGGTTCGGCCGGATTCGTTGGTCGGCGATGCGGCGCCGAGCCGAAGAGCTGCTCGCCCGGCTCCAGCTCACCATCGACGTCTCCTCCGACCTCGGCGACCACTCGATCGCCGTACAACAGATGGTCGCCATCGCTCGTGCTCTTGACGTCGACGCCAAGGTGCTCGTGCTCGACGAGCCCACCTCCAGCCTCGACGCGTCCGAGGTCGACCAGCTCTTCCGGGTGATGCGGGCGCTCAAGGAGGAGGGCATCGCGATCCTGTTCGTGACCCACTTCCTCGACCAGGTCTACGAGATCGCCGACCGGATGACGGTGCTGCGCAACGGCCGCCTGGTCGGCGAATACCGCACCGCCGAGCTGAGCCAGCTCGACCTGGTCGCGGCGATGATCGGCAAAGAGCTCGAGGTGCTCGAGAACATCGAGGAGGCGCCCCGACGGGAGGTCGCCGTGCTGGAGCGTGGCACGCCGGTGCTGAGCGCCGACGACCTGGGCCGCACCGGCGCGATCGCACCGTTCACGCTGGCCATCCACAAGGGCGAGGTGGTCGGCCTGGCCGGCCTGCTGGGCTCCGGCCGCACCGAGGTTGCCCGGCTGCTGTTCGGCGCCGACCGTGCCGACCATGGCCAGGTGCTGGTCGACGGCGCGCCCGTCACGTTTCGCGGGCCGCAGACCGCGATGAAGCACGGCATCGCCTACTGCCCGGAAAACCGGCGCACCGACGGGCTGGTCGAAGAGCTGACGGTGCGGGAGAACATCATCCTCGCGCTACAGGCCGAACGTGGCTGGGCCCGCCCGGTGCCGCGCGGCAAGCAGGACGAGTTGGTGGCCCGCTACATAAAGGCGCTCGACATCCGGCCGGCCGACCCGGAGATCCCGGTGCGCAACCTCAGCGGCGGCAACCAGCAGAAGGTGCTGCTGGCCCGGTGGCTGATCACCGAGCCCAAGCTGATGATCCTCGACGAGCCGACCCGGGGCATCGACGTCGGCGCCAAGGCCGAGATTCAGCGGCTCGTCGTCGAGCTTTCCGACGGCGGCATGGCGGTGCTGTTCATCTCCGCCGAGCTGGAAGAGGTGCTGCGGTTGAGCCACAAGGTCGCCGTGCTCCGCGACCGCCGGCTGGTCAGCGAGCTCGACAACACCGACGGTCTCGACATCGACCGGGTGATGGAAGCCATCGCGAGTGGAGGCGCGGCATGA
- a CDS encoding MGH1-like glycoside hydrolase domain-containing protein, whose protein sequence is MSLRTRRPRLAAGVVAVLAAGILSVQAAPALAAQTIGFPTFSGGTIPAPPVGYNVNSTMQAIYDAESGGTDFWMDRLLGRSGNDPAGTLLMTRGRGAFMYTHTPSVIGFGGNAAYWDNISSQGAYTITPSPGTFTEQPAQRFQAPSYWRSVHTSGSLRITVTKFITHNNVLVTNMDIANTGTASATLSLRATSPYAATGSGTELTGTRAVKNNLTTLFPRFSGDGFTVSSGGLTRSVTVAAGATVTTKVQLGFVANEIPESLTDYNSYRAFTPASAFATHVRAYNRWWVDNLPYIDVPDPAIKKNIYYRWWLMRFNYLDVDIPGQDFQFPQSVEGATGYNNAIVLTQPMHIDDLKYLRNPEYSYGPWLSIGQYSANARFVDNPGDPENWSNSYTQYVAEAAWKAYQIHGGQPSLLQNFAKYAEGDAKGQLAFYDHNNNGVIEYDWGALTGNDADAVSFHWRAGNMDRAETAYVWAAAVASQQAYAMLGNTAKAAELQTLADRIRNGVINTLWNPSRQLIEHKHVSTNAFVPWKEINNYYPFSVGLMPNTATYREALRLFADPAEYPIFPFYTANQRDKAAAAAAGSPGSNNFSTINSTVQFRLYSSVLRNYPNSYMTNDDYKKLLYWNAWAQYINGDTRYPDANEFWADWNGSSITYRSWIHHNILGSSNWTVIEDVAGLRPRTDAQIELSPINIGWGQFAVNNLRYRNANLSVVWDDPADGVTRYAGVPQGYSIFLNGTRVVTVDRLTRLVYNPATGSVTFPSGAGVVTFSTSFAGLQAPQNVTQNSARMVDVAAKAGVDLTSTLPNLASGATTSASFTASGTTTAAAVDGFPTNAPIWGAYGSPNATDWYEVNFGTSRAVDEARIYFRNDRATNRYRPPSSYTVQYWNGSAFVAAGNQVKTPGAPQSNYNKVSFTPVSTTRLRVQFTHASGTPKTGLTELKLYNRGGSNPDPDPDPEPGGNLATAASPSASFTSAWESVAAINDGIDPPSSNDTVNPRWGTWPNTGAQWAELTWSSAQTLRSAQVYFFDDNGGVRVPASWTLQYWNGSAYVNVPSPSGYPVGLNQYNSVSFGQVSTTRLRVALQSGAGSVGLLEVKAFS, encoded by the coding sequence ATGTCCCTACGCACCAGACGTCCCAGACTGGCGGCCGGCGTCGTCGCCGTGCTCGCCGCCGGCATCCTCAGCGTCCAGGCGGCGCCCGCCCTCGCCGCACAGACCATCGGCTTCCCGACCTTCAGTGGTGGCACGATCCCGGCTCCGCCGGTCGGCTACAACGTCAACAGCACCATGCAGGCGATCTACGACGCGGAGAGCGGCGGCACCGACTTCTGGATGGACCGGCTGCTCGGCCGCTCCGGCAACGATCCGGCCGGCACGCTGCTGATGACCCGCGGCCGGGGCGCGTTCATGTATACCCACACGCCCTCGGTGATCGGCTTCGGCGGCAACGCCGCCTACTGGGACAACATCAGCAGCCAGGGCGCCTACACCATCACGCCGTCGCCGGGCACGTTCACCGAGCAGCCGGCGCAACGCTTCCAGGCGCCCAGCTATTGGCGCAGCGTGCACACCAGCGGCTCGCTGCGGATCACCGTCACCAAGTTCATCACGCACAACAACGTGCTGGTGACCAATATGGACATCGCCAACACCGGCACCGCGTCGGCGACCCTGTCGCTGCGGGCCACCTCGCCCTACGCGGCGACCGGCAGCGGCACCGAGCTGACCGGCACCCGGGCGGTGAAGAACAACCTCACCACGCTGTTCCCACGGTTCTCCGGTGACGGGTTCACCGTCAGCAGCGGCGGCCTCACCCGGTCGGTGACCGTCGCCGCCGGCGCGACCGTGACCACCAAGGTGCAGCTCGGCTTCGTCGCCAACGAGATCCCCGAGTCGCTGACCGACTACAACAGCTATCGCGCGTTCACCCCGGCGAGCGCGTTCGCCACCCACGTTCGCGCCTACAACCGCTGGTGGGTCGACAACCTGCCCTACATCGACGTGCCGGACCCGGCCATCAAGAAGAACATCTACTACCGCTGGTGGCTGATGCGCTTCAACTATCTCGACGTCGACATCCCGGGGCAGGACTTCCAATTCCCGCAGTCGGTCGAGGGCGCCACCGGCTACAACAACGCGATCGTGCTGACCCAACCAATGCACATCGACGACCTGAAGTATCTGCGCAACCCGGAGTATTCCTACGGGCCCTGGCTGTCGATCGGCCAGTATTCGGCCAACGCCCGGTTCGTCGACAACCCGGGCGACCCCGAGAACTGGTCCAACTCCTACACGCAATACGTCGCCGAGGCGGCCTGGAAGGCCTACCAGATCCATGGTGGACAGCCGTCCCTGCTCCAGAACTTCGCGAAGTATGCGGAGGGCGACGCCAAGGGGCAACTCGCGTTCTACGACCACAACAACAACGGCGTCATCGAGTATGACTGGGGCGCGCTGACCGGCAACGACGCCGACGCGGTGTCGTTCCACTGGCGGGCCGGCAACATGGACCGGGCCGAGACCGCCTACGTGTGGGCCGCCGCGGTCGCATCGCAGCAGGCCTACGCCATGCTGGGCAACACCGCCAAGGCCGCCGAGCTACAGACGCTGGCCGACCGGATCCGCAACGGCGTCATCAACACGCTGTGGAACCCGTCGCGGCAGCTCATCGAGCACAAGCACGTGAGCACCAACGCGTTCGTGCCGTGGAAGGAAATCAACAACTACTACCCGTTCTCGGTCGGGCTGATGCCCAACACCGCGACCTATCGCGAGGCGCTGCGGCTGTTCGCCGACCCGGCCGAATACCCGATCTTCCCGTTCTACACCGCCAACCAGCGCGACAAAGCGGCCGCGGCGGCGGCGGGATCGCCGGGCAGCAACAACTTCTCGACCATCAACTCGACCGTGCAGTTCCGGCTCTACTCGTCGGTACTGCGCAACTACCCGAACTCCTACATGACCAACGACGACTACAAGAAGCTGCTCTACTGGAACGCCTGGGCGCAATACATCAACGGCGACACCCGCTATCCCGACGCCAACGAGTTCTGGGCCGACTGGAACGGCAGCAGCATCACCTACCGTTCCTGGATCCACCACAACATCCTGGGCAGCAGCAACTGGACCGTCATCGAAGACGTCGCCGGGCTGCGGCCGCGCACCGACGCGCAGATCGAGCTGTCGCCGATCAACATCGGCTGGGGTCAGTTCGCGGTCAACAACCTGCGCTACCGCAACGCCAACCTGTCGGTCGTCTGGGACGACCCGGCCGACGGCGTGACCCGCTACGCCGGCGTGCCGCAGGGCTATTCCATCTTCCTCAACGGCACCCGGGTGGTCACCGTCGACCGGCTCACCCGGCTGGTCTACAACCCCGCGACCGGGTCGGTCACCTTCCCGTCCGGCGCCGGCGTGGTCACCTTCAGCACCTCGTTCGCGGGCCTGCAAGCGCCGCAGAACGTGACCCAGAACAGTGCCCGGATGGTCGACGTCGCCGCCAAGGCCGGCGTCGACCTGACCTCGACGCTGCCCAACCTGGCGTCCGGGGCGACCACCTCGGCGTCGTTCACGGCGTCCGGCACCACGACCGCCGCGGCCGTCGACGGCTTCCCGACCAACGCCCCGATCTGGGGCGCCTACGGGAGCCCGAACGCCACCGACTGGTACGAGGTCAACTTCGGCACCAGCCGGGCGGTCGACGAGGCGCGGATCTACTTCCGCAACGACCGGGCCACCAACCGGTATCGGCCGCCCTCGTCGTACACCGTGCAGTATTGGAATGGCAGTGCCTTTGTCGCGGCCGGCAACCAGGTGAAGACGCCGGGTGCGCCGCAGTCCAACTACAACAAGGTGAGCTTCACGCCGGTCAGCACCACCCGGCTGCGGGTGCAGTTCACGCACGCCTCGGGGACGCCCAAGACGGGGCTGACCGAGCTCAAGCTCTACAACCGGGGCGGCAGCAACCCTGATCCGGATCCCGATCCGGAGCCCGGTGGGAACCTGGCAACGGCGGCCTCGCCGTCGGCTTCCTTCACCTCGGCGTGGGAGAGCGTGGCGGCGATCAACGACGGCATCGACCCGCCGTCGTCGAACGACACCGTCAACCCGCGCTGGGGCACCTGGCCCAACACAGGCGCCCAGTGGGCGGAGCTGACCTGGTCGTCGGCGCAGACGCTGCGGTCGGCACAGGTCTACTTCTTCGACGACAACGGCGGCGTACGCGTCCCGGCGTCGTGGACCCTCCAGTATTGGAACGGCAGCGCGTATGTGAACGTGCCGTCGCCGAGCGGCTATCCGGTCGGGCTCAACCAATACAACAGCGTCTCGTTCGGGCAGGTGAGCACCACCCGACTGCGGGTCGCGCTGCAAAGTGGCGCGGGCTCGGTCGGTCTCCTTGAAGTGAAGGCGTTCAGCTAG
- a CDS encoding MFS transporter, which translates to MENRNPHRWWILVVLCLSSLVLVVDSMALTVAVPHMTADLGASAQDTQWILDSYILVFAGLLLISGSLGDRFGRRKIMIIGLVLFGLASLAATFSVSPGQLVAVRIAMGVGGALIMPSTLSILITVFDATERPKAMAAWGSVSMLGLVGSPVLGGLLVDRYSWQSIFWVNVPIVALAIVAGLILMPESKGPWQKPDPIGAILSAAGMVALVWWIIELPHHGAFGGFSAILLAVAVIGLIGFVIWENITPAPMVPLALFKHRKFSGGSLSLSLVQIGNAGLLLVLTQYLQFVLGYSPLKAGLAFVPLAVAALAGNGAGVKLVARFGERYVILVGMIVMAGSFGLLTTVSVDSGFTIPAVALGLLGLGAGLAMPAAVTALMGTIPPEQAGVGSALNDTIQQAGSALGIAILGSLLANGFTNRMPAGAPGHSIAEALATAGGDAGLAHAAREAFVGAMSTTLTISAIGVLAAALLATLIMRGPKPVADSAPVEEPALVA; encoded by the coding sequence ATGGAAAACCGCAACCCACACCGCTGGTGGATCCTGGTGGTGCTGTGTTTGAGCAGCCTGGTGCTGGTGGTCGACAGCATGGCGTTGACCGTCGCCGTGCCGCACATGACCGCCGACCTCGGCGCCAGTGCGCAGGACACCCAGTGGATCCTCGACTCCTACATCCTGGTCTTCGCCGGGCTCCTGCTGATCTCGGGCAGCCTCGGTGACCGCTTCGGCCGCCGAAAGATAATGATCATCGGGCTGGTGCTCTTCGGGCTGGCCTCGCTGGCCGCGACGTTCAGCGTGAGCCCGGGCCAGTTGGTCGCCGTCCGCATCGCGATGGGCGTCGGCGGTGCGCTGATCATGCCGTCGACCCTGTCGATCCTGATCACCGTGTTCGACGCCACCGAACGGCCGAAGGCGATGGCCGCGTGGGGCTCGGTGTCGATGCTCGGCCTGGTCGGCAGCCCGGTGCTCGGCGGCCTGCTGGTCGACCGCTACTCGTGGCAGTCGATCTTCTGGGTCAATGTGCCGATCGTGGCCCTGGCCATCGTCGCCGGCCTCATCCTCATGCCGGAGTCGAAGGGGCCATGGCAGAAGCCCGACCCGATCGGCGCGATCCTCTCGGCGGCCGGCATGGTCGCCCTGGTCTGGTGGATCATCGAGCTGCCGCACCACGGCGCGTTCGGCGGCTTTTCCGCAATCCTGCTGGCCGTCGCGGTCATCGGCCTGATCGGCTTCGTGATCTGGGAAAACATCACCCCGGCCCCGATGGTGCCGCTCGCGCTGTTCAAGCACCGCAAGTTCAGCGGCGGCTCGCTGTCGCTGTCGCTGGTGCAGATCGGCAACGCCGGACTGCTGCTGGTGCTGACGCAATACCTCCAGTTCGTCCTCGGCTACTCGCCCCTCAAGGCCGGCCTGGCCTTCGTGCCGCTCGCGGTCGCCGCTCTGGCCGGCAACGGCGCCGGCGTCAAACTGGTCGCCCGCTTCGGTGAGCGCTACGTGATCCTGGTCGGGATGATCGTGATGGCCGGCTCGTTCGGTCTGCTGACCACCGTCTCGGTCGACAGTGGATTCACGATCCCGGCCGTCGCCCTGGGCCTGCTCGGCCTCGGGGCTGGCCTGGCGATGCCCGCCGCGGTCACCGCACTGATGGGCACGATCCCGCCCGAGCAGGCGGGTGTCGGCTCGGCGCTGAACGACACGATCCAGCAGGCCGGCTCGGCGTTGGGCATCGCGATCCTGGGCTCGCTGCTGGCCAACGGCTTCACCAACCGGATGCCGGCGGGCGCGCCGGGGCACTCGATCGCCGAGGCGCTGGCCACGGCCGGCGGTGACGCGGGACTGGCACACGCGGCCCGCGAGGCGTTCGTCGGAGCCATGTCGACGACCCTGACGATCAGCGCGATCGGCGTACTGGCGGCCGCCCTGCTGGCGACGCTGATCATGCGTGGCCCGAAGCCGGTCGCCGACTCGGCCCCGGTCGAGGAGCCGGCGCTAGTCGCCTGA
- a CDS encoding ABC transporter permease: MTNLMKQRLFWPVAMLALLLIGNLIFEPGFFSVELRDGHLFGSLIDILRQGSPLMLVALGMTLVIATGGIDLSVGAVVAISGALACQQIAGLDDQGAVGGVLVAVALALLLCAGLGLWNGFLVGVVGIQPIIATLILMVAGRGVAQLITDGQIINVNSPPYKTIAAGFLASIPVPVIIAAALVAAVALVIRRSAFGMLLESVGGNAGASRLAGIRSRRLIIIAYVACAVCAGVAGLMVSSTVSSADGNNAGLLIELDAILAVVIGGTSLLGGRFSIAGTVVGALLIKTLDTTVYTIGIPPEVTLLFKAVVVVVLCLVQSPAFRARLSRRQPAEVSA, from the coding sequence ATGACCAACCTGATGAAGCAACGGCTCTTCTGGCCGGTCGCGATGCTGGCCCTCCTGCTGATCGGCAACCTGATCTTCGAGCCGGGCTTCTTCTCCGTCGAGCTTCGCGACGGGCACCTCTTCGGCAGCCTGATCGACATCCTCCGGCAGGGTTCGCCGCTGATGCTGGTCGCGCTCGGCATGACGTTGGTGATCGCGACCGGCGGCATCGACCTGTCCGTCGGCGCCGTCGTGGCCATCTCCGGCGCGCTGGCCTGCCAGCAGATAGCCGGCCTCGACGACCAGGGCGCTGTCGGCGGCGTCCTGGTCGCCGTGGCGCTGGCGCTGCTGCTCTGCGCCGGGCTCGGGTTGTGGAACGGCTTCCTGGTCGGCGTCGTCGGCATCCAGCCGATCATCGCGACGCTGATCCTGATGGTCGCCGGCCGCGGCGTCGCGCAGCTCATCACCGACGGCCAGATCATCAACGTCAACTCGCCGCCCTACAAGACGATCGCCGCCGGCTTCCTGGCGTCGATCCCGGTGCCGGTGATCATCGCCGCCGCCCTGGTCGCGGCCGTCGCGCTGGTCATCCGGCGCAGCGCGTTCGGCATGCTGCTCGAGTCGGTCGGCGGCAACGCCGGTGCCAGCCGGCTCGCCGGCATCAGGTCCCGACGGCTGATCATCATCGCGTACGTGGCCTGCGCCGTCTGTGCCGGCGTCGCCGGGCTGATGGTCAGCTCGACGGTGTCCAGCGCCGACGGCAACAACGCCGGCCTGCTGATCGAGCTCGACGCGATCCTCGCGGTCGTGATCGGCGGCACCTCGCTGCTCGGCGGCCGGTTCTCCATCGCCGGCACGGTCGTCGGTGCCCTGCTGATCAAGACGCTCGACACGACGGTCTACACGATCGGCATCCCGCCCGAGGTCACCCTGCTCTTCAAGGCGGTCGTCGTGGTGGTCCTCTGCCTCGTGCAGTCGCCGGCGTTCCGCGCCCGGCTGTCCCGTCGCCAGCCCGCGGAGGTGTCGGCATGA